In a single window of the uncultured Dysgonomonas sp. genome:
- a CDS encoding carbohydrate-binding domain-containing protein: MRIHKFVFSLFCSICLFIVSSCSDSTDDIITDEDGVDDDTEVVIDDDFETNSRDSVFSNAVTITFSDNAAIITNPYENDGVNITQSDGNVVVTSTNLVTEINYVLSGSIQNGSFKIYSDYKFGLMMNGVDITSSDGPALNVQSGKKVTVTLVNGTNSRLIDSNTYTAYADEDMKAAFFSEGQLNFEGEGSLLVYGRYKHAICSDDYIRVKTGNITVATAVSDGIHAKDYFRMDGGTLNIKASSDGIDCDKGYIRIDAGNITINSSDDGIVASYEDTDTTIDPYITVGDATINITTTGQKAQGIKSDLGSLSVTAGTINITTKGTAAKAFKTGGDMNISGGNITLVTTGDAFYDTDDKDISSAAGIKCDGNLAIDKGTITIESSGAGGKGISVDGELVINGGTIKVTTTGGQFKYGSDDTAAKAIKSDGNLTVNSGNITIKTSGVEAEGLESKKTLTINDGTIEIEAYDDCINASNHIGINGGNIYCYSESNDGIDSNGTLTVTGGVVVSSGTKSPEEGFDCDNNTFKITGGILVGTGGATSNPTASVSTQRSVVYGTTGTANQIIHIESADGKSVLTYKIPRTYSPLTLLFSSPDLAANTSYTIYTGGSVSGGSDFHGLYTRTTYTKGTAATTFTTSSMLTTIGTSSGGPGGRP; the protein is encoded by the coding sequence ATGAGAATCCATAAATTCGTTTTTAGTTTATTCTGTAGTATATGTCTATTTATCGTTTCATCCTGTAGTGATAGTACAGACGACATTATTACTGATGAAGATGGAGTTGACGATGATACTGAAGTTGTTATTGATGACGATTTTGAGACCAACTCCCGGGACTCTGTGTTCTCAAATGCAGTTACCATTACCTTTTCTGATAATGCAGCAATAATTACGAACCCGTATGAAAATGACGGAGTGAATATTACCCAAAGTGATGGCAATGTAGTTGTTACCTCTACAAATCTGGTGACAGAAATTAATTATGTCTTGTCAGGAAGCATACAAAACGGTTCATTTAAGATTTACAGCGATTATAAATTCGGACTTATGATGAACGGGGTGGATATTACCAGTAGCGATGGCCCTGCCCTCAATGTTCAATCCGGGAAAAAAGTAACTGTAACTCTCGTAAACGGAACAAACAGCAGACTTATCGACAGTAATACCTATACGGCATATGCTGATGAAGATATGAAAGCTGCATTCTTTAGTGAAGGGCAGTTGAACTTCGAAGGAGAAGGAAGCCTGCTTGTGTATGGAAGATATAAACATGCTATTTGCAGTGATGATTATATAAGAGTGAAAACGGGAAATATCACAGTAGCCACAGCCGTCAGCGATGGTATCCACGCCAAAGATTATTTCCGTATGGATGGTGGAACCCTGAATATTAAAGCTTCGAGCGATGGCATAGATTGCGATAAGGGATATATCCGGATAGATGCCGGAAATATAACAATAAACAGTAGTGATGATGGTATAGTAGCTTCATATGAAGACACTGATACAACTATCGATCCATATATAACTGTAGGTGATGCCACCATAAATATTACTACCACAGGCCAAAAGGCTCAGGGTATAAAAAGCGACTTAGGTTCTTTGTCCGTTACTGCCGGAACAATCAACATAACGACTAAAGGGACAGCTGCCAAGGCCTTCAAGACAGGGGGTGATATGAATATAAGCGGAGGTAATATTACATTGGTTACAACCGGAGATGCTTTTTATGATACGGATGATAAAGATATATCATCTGCAGCAGGTATAAAATGTGACGGCAATCTGGCCATTGATAAAGGAACAATCACTATAGAAAGTTCCGGCGCAGGAGGAAAAGGCATCAGTGTAGATGGTGAACTTGTCATTAATGGAGGAACTATAAAAGTCACAACAACAGGGGGGCAGTTTAAATACGGTTCGGATGATACTGCCGCCAAAGCTATAAAAAGTGATGGAAACCTGACTGTCAATAGCGGAAATATCACGATCAAGACCTCCGGCGTGGAAGCTGAAGGACTGGAAAGTAAAAAGACCCTGACCATCAATGACGGCACAATAGAGATAGAGGCATATGATGACTGTATCAATGCATCCAATCACATAGGGATCAATGGTGGAAATATATACTGCTATAGTGAAAGTAATGACGGAATCGACTCTAACGGCACATTGACGGTTACAGGCGGGGTTGTTGTTTCGTCGGGTACAAAATCTCCTGAAGAGGGTTTCGACTGCGATAACAACACGTTCAAGATTACAGGCGGAATACTTGTAGGCACCGGCGGAGCAACCAGCAACCCAACAGCGAGTGTCAGTACCCAACGGTCGGTTGTTTATGGAACTACGGGCACAGCCAACCAGATTATACATATAGAATCTGCGGATGGGAAGAGTGTACTAACTTATAAAATACCACGTACATATTCACCGCTGACGCTATTGTTCAGCAGTCCCGATCTGGCAGCAAATACGAGTTACACTATATATACAGGCGGAAGTGTTTCGGGCGGAAGCGATTTCCACGGACTATATACACGAACGACATATACAAAAGGTACGGCAGCTACGACTTTTACAACAAGTTCTATGCTGACAACTATCGGAACATCTTCAGGAGGGCCGGGAGGACGGCCCTGA
- a CDS encoding family 43 glycosylhydrolase has protein sequence MKKTEPLLLSIILFLIQSICINTSAQNSNTYQNPVINTSLPDPTIIKTKDGSFYLYATENTRNIPIYKSDNLTDWTFTGTAFTNDTRPNFEPKGGLWAPDINYINGKYVLYYSMSVWGGEWTCGIGVAVSDKPEGPFFDKGKLFQSKDIDVQNSIDQFYIEDKGKKYLFWGSFRGIYATELSKDGLSLKPDAAKKRIAGTAFEGTYIYKKGKYYYMFASIGTCCEGVKSTYQLVVGRSKSLFGPYVDKSGKDMMDNGYSVVIGSNSRFVGNGHCSEIVQDKKGNDWIFYHGVDLENPKGRVLLLDQIKWDKEGWPYTEGGIPSLSADKPVF, from the coding sequence ATGAAGAAAACTGAACCACTATTACTTTCCATTATCCTTTTTCTAATACAATCTATCTGTATTAATACATCAGCTCAGAACTCCAATACATACCAAAATCCGGTAATCAATACCAGCTTACCCGATCCTACTATCATCAAGACCAAAGATGGTAGCTTTTACTTATATGCAACCGAAAATACCCGCAATATACCTATCTACAAGTCTGATAATCTCACCGACTGGACATTCACCGGCACTGCCTTTACCAACGATACCCGCCCTAATTTCGAACCGAAAGGCGGATTATGGGCACCCGATATCAACTACATCAATGGAAAATATGTCCTATACTATTCCATGTCGGTATGGGGAGGCGAATGGACATGCGGCATCGGTGTGGCTGTATCCGATAAACCGGAAGGACCCTTCTTCGATAAAGGAAAGCTTTTCCAAAGCAAGGATATAGACGTCCAGAACTCCATCGACCAGTTCTATATAGAAGACAAAGGCAAGAAATACCTTTTCTGGGGCAGCTTCAGAGGTATTTATGCCACTGAACTCAGCAAGGATGGCCTAAGCCTGAAACCGGACGCCGCCAAAAAGCGGATAGCGGGAACTGCTTTCGAAGGAACATATATCTATAAGAAAGGAAAGTACTATTATATGTTCGCATCCATTGGCACTTGTTGTGAAGGAGTAAAGAGTACCTACCAACTTGTTGTAGGACGATCCAAATCTCTATTTGGCCCATATGTGGATAAATCAGGAAAAGACATGATGGATAACGGATATTCAGTTGTCATTGGCTCCAATTCCCGGTTCGTAGGCAATGGCCATTGTTCCGAGATAGTACAGGACAAGAAAGGAAACGACTGGATCTTCTATCATGGAGTAGATCTGGAGAATCCTAAAGGCCGTGTATTATTGCTGGACCAGATAAAATGGGATAAAGAAGGATGGCCATACACAGAAGGTGGAATCCCCTCATTGTCAGCCGACAAGCCTGTATTTTAA
- a CDS encoding carboxylesterase family protein: protein MRKSLVFILSVLLLLSITIRANDPLRKETYIYSIKGTDTLRLDKYDLPGPEKEKPCIVFMFGGGFVGGVRDNKNYIGYFNHLADKGFTVVSIDYRLGMKSLDTQDPMRIVAALNKSISMAVEDLFDATAFVVDNARDWNIDKDMIVANGSSAGAVSVLHGEYAICTRAKVTGKLPVGFNYAGIISFAGAIFSIDGELQWQTPPAPMQLFHGDADSNVPYDKIELYNYSFYGSKYIEGQLNKIASPYYFFDVKNAAHEISESPMTSNLHEIDSFLEKYVAGKQPLMIHTEVQQIGKPEMKKDFEMTDYIKTNFK, encoded by the coding sequence ATGAGAAAGAGCCTTGTATTCATTTTGTCGGTCTTATTATTGCTAAGTATCACTATTAGAGCAAATGACCCGCTAAGGAAGGAGACATATATCTATTCCATAAAAGGGACAGACACCCTTCGTCTCGATAAATATGATTTGCCCGGGCCGGAAAAAGAAAAGCCATGCATTGTTTTTATGTTTGGAGGAGGTTTTGTCGGAGGGGTTCGTGATAATAAGAATTACATTGGGTATTTCAATCATTTGGCAGATAAAGGCTTTACCGTAGTTTCTATTGATTACAGGCTGGGAATGAAGAGCCTGGATACCCAAGACCCGATGCGTATCGTAGCCGCTCTTAATAAAAGTATATCTATGGCAGTGGAAGACCTCTTCGATGCCACGGCTTTTGTAGTGGATAATGCCAGAGATTGGAATATTGATAAGGATATGATTGTTGCCAATGGTTCCAGCGCAGGTGCCGTATCTGTTTTACACGGCGAATATGCTATCTGTACCCGGGCAAAAGTAACAGGGAAACTTCCTGTTGGGTTTAATTATGCCGGGATTATCTCTTTTGCCGGCGCAATATTCAGTATCGACGGGGAGTTGCAGTGGCAGACGCCTCCGGCTCCGATGCAGTTGTTCCATGGCGATGCCGATAGTAATGTACCTTATGATAAGATAGAGCTTTATAACTACAGCTTTTACGGATCGAAATATATTGAAGGACAGCTAAATAAGATAGCTTCGCCTTATTATTTCTTTGATGTGAAAAATGCGGCGCACGAAATATCAGAGAGTCCGATGACTTCCAACTTACACGAAATAGACAGTTTTCTGGAAAAATATGTGGCTGGCAAGCAGCCACTGATGATTCATACGGAAGTACAGCAGATCGGTAAACCGGAAATGAAGAAAGACTTTGAGATGACAGACTATATAAAGACCAATTTTAAGTGA
- a CDS encoding oligopeptide transporter, OPT family, with amino-acid sequence MKTEHEEKVTGLPENAFRELKSGEEYKPVMSPDKQYKEVTPWSVLWGLVMAVLFSAAAAYLGLKVGQVFEAAIPIAIIAVGLSTATKRKNALGENIIIQSIGASSGVIVAGAIFTLPALYILQSKYPEISVDFFQVFLSSLLGGILGILFLIPFRKYFVSDMHGKYPFPEATATTQVLVSGEKGGSQAKPLIFAGIIGGVYDFVIATFGAWSETFTTRVLPFGEEIADKAKVVFKVNIGAAVLGLGYIIGLKYAAIICAGSALVWFVIVPLLPFLGDTMLATLNPTFAGVISSMTPEAIFTTFARHIGIGGIAMAGVIGIIKSWGIIKSAVGLASKELRGGAADTKQIDKRTQCDLPMKIISIGIIVALIVTFLFFYFGVIHNLLYAIVGILVVAIIAFLFTTVAANAIAIVGTNPVSGMTLMTLILASVVMVAVGLKGTSGMVAALIIGGVVCTALSMAGGFITDLKIGYWLGSTPAKQQSWKFLGTLVSAATVGGVILILNKTYGFTGANALVAPQANAMAAVIEPLMMGAGAPWVLYAVGALIAILLTLLRVPALAFALGMFIPMELNAPLLIGGAVSWYVGSRSKDEALNAARLEKGTLLASGFIAGGALMGVVSAAMRFGGINLVNEEWLANSGSELLALAMYLVIIGYLGYSSLKAKKEML; translated from the coding sequence GTGAAAACAGAACATGAAGAGAAGGTGACCGGGCTACCTGAAAATGCCTTCCGTGAACTGAAGTCCGGCGAAGAATACAAGCCGGTAATGTCTCCCGACAAACAGTATAAAGAAGTAACTCCATGGTCGGTACTATGGGGGCTGGTAATGGCTGTACTCTTTAGTGCCGCTGCGGCTTACCTCGGGCTGAAAGTGGGCCAGGTTTTTGAAGCAGCCATCCCGATAGCCATTATTGCTGTGGGGTTATCGACAGCTACCAAGAGAAAGAATGCTCTGGGTGAAAATATAATTATCCAATCCATTGGAGCCAGCAGCGGGGTTATTGTGGCAGGTGCGATATTTACGCTTCCGGCTTTATATATCCTGCAATCCAAATATCCCGAAATTAGTGTCGACTTTTTTCAGGTATTTTTAAGCTCCTTATTGGGCGGTATATTGGGTATTCTCTTCCTTATCCCGTTCCGTAAGTACTTTGTATCCGATATGCATGGAAAATATCCTTTCCCTGAAGCTACAGCAACCACACAGGTACTTGTATCGGGAGAAAAAGGTGGCAGTCAGGCTAAGCCACTTATATTTGCCGGAATCATCGGGGGAGTTTACGATTTTGTTATTGCCACATTCGGCGCATGGTCGGAAACATTTACCACACGCGTTTTGCCTTTTGGCGAGGAAATTGCCGATAAAGCTAAAGTGGTATTCAAAGTAAACATAGGTGCCGCCGTTTTAGGGTTGGGCTATATAATAGGGCTGAAATACGCGGCAATAATCTGTGCCGGTTCCGCATTGGTATGGTTCGTTATCGTTCCGCTTCTTCCTTTTCTGGGAGATACTATGCTGGCAACTTTAAATCCTACTTTTGCAGGAGTCATTTCTAGTATGACGCCGGAAGCAATATTCACTACTTTTGCCCGCCATATCGGTATCGGAGGTATTGCAATGGCCGGAGTTATCGGTATTATAAAATCGTGGGGAATTATAAAAAGCGCAGTCGGTCTCGCTTCTAAAGAACTTAGAGGCGGAGCTGCTGATACAAAACAGATAGACAAGCGTACTCAATGCGACCTGCCGATGAAGATTATCTCTATCGGTATCATTGTTGCACTGATTGTGACATTCCTTTTCTTCTACTTCGGAGTGATACATAACTTATTGTATGCAATAGTGGGTATTCTTGTTGTGGCCATTATAGCTTTCTTGTTTACTACGGTTGCTGCTAATGCAATTGCGATTGTAGGTACAAATCCGGTTTCGGGCATGACGCTGATGACTCTGATCTTAGCCTCAGTGGTTATGGTAGCCGTAGGATTGAAAGGGACATCGGGTATGGTTGCCGCCCTTATTATAGGGGGTGTGGTTTGTACGGCGTTGTCGATGGCGGGAGGTTTCATTACCGACCTTAAAATAGGTTACTGGCTGGGATCAACACCCGCGAAGCAACAGTCTTGGAAGTTTTTAGGCACACTGGTTTCCGCAGCAACAGTAGGCGGTGTAATACTGATATTGAATAAAACATACGGATTTACAGGAGCCAATGCTCTGGTAGCACCACAGGCCAACGCCATGGCAGCGGTTATAGAGCCATTGATGATGGGAGCCGGGGCCCCGTGGGTATTATATGCAGTAGGAGCTCTGATAGCCATTTTACTCACTTTATTACGCGTGCCTGCACTGGCATTTGCTTTAGGGATGTTTATTCCGATGGAACTGAACGCACCTTTGTTAATTGGTGGTGCTGTTAGTTGGTACGTTGGCAGTCGCAGTAAGGATGAAGCCCTGAATGCCGCACGGCTGGAGAAAGGTACATTATTAGCCTCCGGATTTATAGCGGGAGGTGCATTGATGGGTGTAGTCAGCGCTGCTATGCGTTTTGGAGGTATAAACCTTGTGAATGAAGAATGGTTGGCTAACAGTGGTTCCGAATTACTGGCTCTGGCTATGTATCTGGTCATAATTGGTTATCTGGGTTATTCTTCGTTGAAAGCAAAGAAAGAAATGTTGTAA
- a CDS encoding tRNA threonylcarbamoyladenosine dehydratase: MQEEKGIFKRAELLLGNTLMNRIADTRIILFGIGGVGSWCAESLVRTGVKHLTIVDSDFVCETNINRQLMATTKTVGLRKVDVLKARLLDINPDAEITTIAGVYSEETSASFDLESYDYIIDAIDSLKHKVNLILTATRTKAKVFSSMGAALKMDPSRIKTAEFWKVKGCPLAAAIRRKMKQGGKPSKKVMCVYSDEVLDNKGLKYENDESKSSQLLKQDNPSVKAQTNGTLAHITAIFGFTLAGLIIKDICKEK, from the coding sequence ATGCAAGAGGAAAAAGGAATATTTAAAAGAGCTGAATTGCTGCTCGGGAACACATTAATGAACCGAATTGCCGATACCCGGATTATATTATTCGGAATAGGCGGAGTCGGTAGCTGGTGTGCGGAGAGTCTTGTTCGCACCGGTGTAAAGCACCTTACAATAGTGGATTCAGATTTTGTTTGTGAAACGAATATCAACCGCCAGCTAATGGCCACAACCAAAACCGTAGGACTAAGAAAAGTAGATGTGCTGAAAGCCCGCTTGCTCGACATAAACCCCGATGCTGAAATTACAACAATCGCGGGAGTATACAGCGAAGAAACTTCGGCATCTTTCGACCTTGAAAGCTATGATTACATTATCGACGCCATAGACAGCCTCAAACACAAAGTGAACTTAATACTGACCGCCACCCGTACCAAAGCTAAAGTCTTTTCGTCGATGGGAGCGGCTTTGAAAATGGACCCTTCCCGCATAAAAACCGCCGAATTCTGGAAAGTAAAGGGCTGCCCTTTAGCTGCTGCCATCCGCCGGAAAATGAAACAAGGAGGAAAGCCTTCTAAAAAAGTGATGTGTGTTTACAGCGATGAAGTCCTCGATAACAAGGGGCTGAAATATGAAAACGATGAATCGAAAAGCTCTCAGTTACTTAAACAGGATAATCCTAGTGTGAAAGCGCAAACAAATGGTACATTGGCACATATAACGGCTATATTCGGGTTTACGCTGGCCGGATTGATAATAAAAGATATTTGCAAAGAAAAATAA
- a CDS encoding AAA family ATPase, whose amino-acid sequence MINKFFLDKIKQNFPFEPTSEQATALEKIVDFLFLQKEESLFLLRGYAGTGKSSLLGALVKTMTEFKQKTVLLAPTGRAAKVFSSYSSHPAFTIHKKIYRQQKYSGDFGSFGIMDNLHKDTLFIVDEASMISNNGLDSSIFGTGRLLDDLIHYVYSGENCRLLLIGDSAQLPPVGEDDSPALQTDVLTGYGLEVREAMLSQIVRQAESSGILYNATSIRNALNKGRTEAYPKLKLKKFTDIVRISGEDLIDEISAAYDRDGLENTMIISRSNKRSNIYNQGVRNRILYREEELSAGDMLMITKNNYFWTENTEGIDFLANGEIVEVLRVRGEQELYGFRFRDVLVKSIDYDIELEIKILMDTLHSDVAGLTRERSEELFVNIMEDYADISTRAGKMKKLKVDPYYNAVQVKFAYAVTCHKAQGGEWSNVFLDLGYISEEHLGINFYRWLYTAITRASEKLYLVNLPDEFV is encoded by the coding sequence ATGATCAATAAATTCTTCCTGGATAAGATAAAGCAGAATTTTCCATTCGAACCTACTTCCGAACAAGCTACCGCTTTGGAAAAGATCGTGGATTTCCTTTTTTTACAGAAAGAAGAATCTTTATTCTTATTGAGAGGTTACGCTGGTACAGGTAAATCCTCCCTTTTAGGTGCATTGGTAAAAACCATGACCGAATTTAAGCAAAAAACCGTGCTGCTCGCCCCTACGGGACGTGCCGCCAAAGTTTTTTCTTCATACTCCAGCCACCCTGCGTTCACTATTCATAAGAAAATATACCGCCAGCAAAAGTATTCCGGCGACTTCGGTAGTTTCGGTATAATGGACAATCTGCACAAAGATACTTTATTCATTGTCGATGAAGCTTCTATGATAAGCAACAATGGGCTTGATTCATCCATTTTCGGTACGGGGCGATTGCTGGATGATCTCATTCACTATGTCTATTCGGGAGAAAATTGCCGGTTATTATTGATCGGCGACTCTGCCCAGCTACCCCCTGTAGGAGAAGATGACAGTCCTGCATTACAAACCGATGTACTTACCGGATACGGACTGGAAGTGCGTGAAGCCATGTTATCACAAATCGTCCGTCAGGCCGAAAGTTCCGGTATATTATATAATGCTACCAGTATCCGGAATGCGCTTAACAAGGGGAGAACAGAAGCTTATCCTAAGCTAAAGTTGAAAAAGTTCACAGACATTGTCCGTATATCAGGAGAAGACCTTATAGATGAAATATCGGCGGCCTATGATCGCGATGGACTGGAGAATACTATGATTATTTCTCGTTCTAATAAACGTTCCAACATCTACAATCAGGGGGTAAGAAATCGCATACTCTACCGAGAAGAAGAACTCTCTGCCGGCGATATGCTGATGATTACCAAGAACAATTACTTCTGGACTGAGAATACTGAAGGTATTGACTTTCTTGCCAATGGCGAAATAGTAGAAGTACTGCGTGTCCGCGGCGAACAGGAGTTGTATGGCTTCCGTTTCCGCGATGTACTGGTAAAGAGCATCGATTACGACATAGAACTGGAGATAAAAATACTGATGGATACGCTTCATTCGGACGTGGCAGGACTTACACGTGAACGCTCCGAAGAGCTATTCGTGAATATAATGGAAGACTATGCCGATATATCTACCCGTGCAGGCAAAATGAAGAAGCTGAAAGTAGATCCCTATTATAATGCGGTACAGGTTAAATTTGCCTATGCTGTAACCTGCCATAAAGCTCAGGGGGGAGAATGGTCTAATGTATTTCTCGACTTAGGCTATATCTCGGAAGAACATCTTGGCATAAACTTTTACCGGTGGCTATATACTGCAATCACCCGGGCCAGTGAAAAATTATATCTGGTTAACCTGCCCGATGAATTTGTGTAG
- a CDS encoding DUF3822 family protein, which translates to MFLPENIDLGQSEKYVLSIRIKTDEFMFSISDPENGKGYCLRETTFSTNDNLLGNIQRIIFDLNFLTQEFKRTNVIIVSSDYELVPASYFNIKERERLYNFTHNQEAGQLMSGLIEKQDIISLFNVEKDIFEFLLRNLWNPHFFHHSNLLINLLEGRGGVTNLRSKVCLNFHGNFMDVICFSGSKLVHCLTYENEPAANQVYYILKLWENCGFNQLEDYIYISGKPDELVVIRLQEYIKNIERMNTPSEVYLWNEDAQKAPLDLLALVL; encoded by the coding sequence ATGTTCTTACCGGAAAATATAGATCTTGGACAGTCAGAAAAATATGTTTTATCCATTCGTATAAAAACGGATGAATTTATGTTTTCTATTTCCGATCCGGAGAATGGAAAAGGATATTGTCTGCGTGAAACTACATTTTCGACTAATGATAATCTATTAGGCAATATTCAGCGAATTATTTTTGATCTGAATTTTCTTACCCAGGAATTTAAACGGACAAATGTTATTATTGTTTCTTCTGACTATGAGCTGGTTCCTGCATCTTATTTCAATATAAAGGAGAGAGAGAGATTGTATAATTTTACCCATAATCAGGAAGCCGGACAATTGATGTCAGGATTGATTGAAAAACAGGATATTATAAGCTTGTTTAACGTAGAGAAAGATATTTTTGAGTTTCTTTTGCGTAATTTATGGAATCCTCACTTTTTTCACCATTCCAATCTGCTTATTAATTTATTAGAGGGCAGGGGAGGAGTAACAAATTTAAGGTCGAAGGTGTGTTTGAATTTTCATGGTAATTTTATGGATGTTATTTGTTTTTCAGGTTCAAAGCTTGTTCATTGTTTAACTTATGAAAATGAACCGGCAGCCAATCAGGTTTACTATATTCTTAAATTATGGGAAAATTGTGGTTTTAATCAATTGGAAGATTATATATATATAAGCGGGAAACCTGACGAACTGGTTGTTATCCGGTTACAGGAATATATTAAGAATATAGAAAGGATGAATACTCCAAGCGAAGTATATTTATGGAATGAGGATGCTCAAAAGGCTCCACTCGATTTATTGGCATTAGTATTATGA
- a CDS encoding NAD(P)-dependent oxidoreductase: MDNLIKMRSNKFAEINVSYTAKEAIDEAKRCLNCKNPLCIQGCPIEHNIPGFVNQLSMGNIGAAMQIINEKSNLPAICGRVCPHEKQCEGHCILNKKDNPVRVGKLERFIADFDSDMNLIKERLKPKTRGKVAVVGSGPAGLTVAGDLAREGFNVVVFEGQKEPGGVLMYGIPEYRLPKDIVRREINKIEALGVTFINDFLVGEKMTVDEMLSREFDAVFIGSGTSVPNRLDIPGINLYKVLQSSYFLRMVNLYNNGDISRNAVPLVEGENVAIIGAGNVAMDAARTALRMGANSVNIIYRKTEDELPALKTEYNEAVEEGVNFLWESRTVECLGENNTLKAIRVETPEGEKIMPMERVFIAIGSKPANRIVSTSLGIEVNDSGYVITKEHPYGMTTRKGVFAGGDVVHTPQTVVLAMREAKQVARGIARYIDAVKLLEG; encoded by the coding sequence ATGGATAATTTAATAAAAATGAGAAGTAATAAATTTGCTGAAATAAATGTAAGTTATACCGCTAAAGAAGCTATTGATGAGGCTAAACGATGTCTCAACTGTAAAAACCCATTATGTATACAGGGTTGTCCTATAGAGCATAATATTCCTGGTTTTGTGAATCAGTTGTCAATGGGAAATATTGGCGCGGCAATGCAAATAATAAATGAGAAGAGTAATCTTCCGGCTATATGTGGAAGGGTTTGCCCACATGAAAAGCAATGCGAAGGTCATTGTATTCTTAATAAAAAAGACAATCCGGTGAGAGTCGGCAAATTGGAACGTTTTATCGCGGACTTCGACAGTGATATGAATCTTATAAAAGAGCGACTAAAACCCAAAACCCGAGGAAAGGTTGCTGTAGTTGGCTCCGGACCTGCTGGGCTGACCGTAGCCGGAGACCTGGCCAGGGAGGGATTTAATGTAGTTGTGTTTGAAGGACAAAAAGAACCCGGAGGGGTATTAATGTATGGTATACCGGAGTATCGGTTGCCTAAAGATATTGTCCGCAGGGAGATAAATAAAATAGAAGCTTTGGGTGTTACCTTTATTAATGACTTTCTTGTTGGTGAAAAGATGACCGTGGACGAGATGTTGTCACGTGAATTCGATGCTGTATTTATAGGTTCAGGAACGTCTGTCCCAAACAGATTAGACATTCCGGGTATCAATCTATATAAGGTATTGCAATCATCTTACTTTCTACGGATGGTTAATCTCTATAATAACGGCGACATAAGCCGTAATGCCGTGCCATTGGTGGAAGGGGAAAATGTAGCTATTATTGGTGCCGGAAATGTAGCTATGGATGCTGCCCGCACAGCCTTGAGAATGGGGGCGAATTCGGTAAACATCATTTATCGCAAGACAGAAGATGAATTGCCTGCGCTAAAGACTGAATATAACGAAGCGGTAGAGGAAGGAGTGAATTTTCTTTGGGAGAGCCGGACAGTGGAATGTCTCGGTGAAAATAATACACTCAAAGCCATTCGTGTAGAAACACCCGAAGGGGAAAAGATAATGCCTATGGAACGTGTTTTCATTGCTATCGGCTCAAAGCCAGCCAACCGTATAGTGTCTACATCCTTGGGTATTGAAGTGAATGATAGCGGCTATGTAATAACTAAAGAACATCCATACGGTATGACCACCCGTAAAGGAGTCTTTGCCGGAGGGGATGTCGTGCATACGCCACAGACTGTTGTTTTAGCTATGCGTGAAGCTAAGCAAGTGGCGCGGGGAATAGCCCGCTACATTGATGCTGTAAAGCTGTTGGAGGGGTGA
- a CDS encoding RsmD family RNA methyltransferase codes for MRIISGKYKGRRFDLPKSFKARPTTDFAKENLFNVLNNTIDWEDTVALDLFGGTGGISLELVSRGCPQVTCIEKNFNHASFIEKTKEELKIKSELLLLKMDVFSYLERCKEQFDLIFADPPYDMKNFVDVPRIVFEKDLIKPGGIFILEHPKDHDFSGLPLFEDKRVYGSVNFSIFRKVLL; via the coding sequence ATGAGAATTATCAGCGGAAAATATAAGGGACGCAGATTCGATCTGCCTAAAAGTTTTAAAGCACGGCCTACGACGGACTTTGCAAAAGAGAATCTTTTCAATGTGCTGAATAACACTATAGATTGGGAAGATACCGTTGCTCTCGATTTATTCGGAGGAACAGGAGGTATAAGTCTTGAGTTGGTATCGAGAGGCTGTCCACAGGTCACATGTATTGAGAAAAACTTCAATCATGCATCTTTCATTGAAAAAACGAAAGAGGAATTGAAGATAAAATCAGAATTATTATTGCTCAAAATGGATGTTTTCAGTTATTTGGAAAGATGCAAGGAGCAGTTTGATCTTATATTTGCAGACCCTCCTTATGATATGAAAAACTTTGTGGATGTCCCGCGTATTGTCTTTGAAAAGGATTTAATAAAGCCAGGAGGCATATTTATACTGGAGCATCCGAAAGATCATGATTTTTCCGGGTTACCTTTATTTGAGGATAAAAGAGTATATGGAAGCGTGAATTTCAGTATCTTCAGAAAGGTACTTCTATAA